A region of Maridesulfovibrio sp. DNA encodes the following proteins:
- a CDS encoding glycosyltransferase family 2 protein, whose product MNKTEENIPFFSILMSTYNRADLLPRAIRSIKKQLLPNWELILVNDGGEDISHIVKSFFDKRIRLVNLEDNAGKSAAINIAYKHSKGEYIAYLDDDDEWLPNHLQTHYDFILNHPEAMVSHSNACRVDVEKKRSGEEIIISRHLIYCNPVSFKELIKKNGITWLSVVHKRECFETVGGLDERLQVLVDFDLWRRMSMLYRFHHIPVHTGNYYIHRQVDQQITGLAVKNPLRFHAAAVLVQRKKVPPELKARYCRELQAARAEAYKLFLQARADQFMSAGNEKRCAASLALAEKIGKKQSRAEPA is encoded by the coding sequence CCGAAGAGAATATTCCTTTCTTCTCCATCCTGATGAGTACCTACAATCGCGCAGATCTTCTTCCAAGGGCGATCCGTTCCATAAAAAAACAATTGCTGCCGAACTGGGAACTGATCCTTGTCAACGACGGAGGTGAGGACATCTCCCATATCGTCAAATCCTTTTTCGACAAACGCATCAGGCTTGTGAACCTTGAAGACAATGCAGGTAAATCAGCCGCCATAAATATTGCCTATAAACATTCCAAAGGTGAATATATCGCCTACCTTGATGATGACGATGAATGGCTGCCCAATCACCTGCAGACCCACTACGACTTTATCCTAAACCACCCGGAAGCCATGGTCAGCCATTCGAACGCCTGCAGGGTGGACGTGGAAAAAAAACGCAGCGGTGAAGAAATTATAATTTCCCGGCACCTGATTTATTGCAACCCGGTCTCTTTTAAAGAACTCATCAAGAAAAACGGAATAACTTGGCTCTCCGTAGTCCATAAGCGTGAATGTTTTGAGACGGTTGGCGGACTCGACGAGCGCCTTCAAGTTCTGGTTGATTTCGACTTATGGCGCAGGATGTCAATGTTATACCGGTTCCACCATATACCGGTGCATACCGGGAACTATTACATCCACCGACAGGTCGACCAGCAGATAACAGGATTGGCTGTAAAAAATCCGCTCCGATTTCACGCCGCCGCAGTGCTTGTACAGCGAAAAAAAGTGCCGCCGGAATTAAAAGCACGTTACTGCAGGGAGCTGCAGGCCGCCCGTGCAGAAGCATATAAGTTGTTCCTTCAGGCTCGGGCAGATCAATTTATGAGCGC